In Phoenix dactylifera cultivar Barhee BC4 unplaced genomic scaffold, palm_55x_up_171113_PBpolish2nd_filt_p 000320F, whole genome shotgun sequence, one genomic interval encodes:
- the LOC103718445 gene encoding cellulose synthase-like protein E6, giving the protein MGESYEALFETKQAKGWFAYKLFACSMFAGICSIWFYRATYAPGWGEEGRWAWMGIFAAELWFGFYWIITQSVRWNPIYRFTHTEKLSQRDEAELPNVDIFVCTADTIAEPPILVISTVLSAMAYNYPPEKLSIYLSDDAGSVLTFYALWEASRFAKHWLPFCKKYNVEPRSPAAYFSKLCDPRDTCTPTEWSSMKNLYEEMAGGIDSVVMLGKVPEELRANKGFSEWSSEMTSRNHPPIIQILIDGRDQCSIDSDGNALPTLVYMAREKRPQYHHNFKAGAINALIRVSSDISNSPIILNMDCDMYSNNSESIRHALCLFLDEERGHDIAFVQYSQNFHNITKNDLYGNSLDVTNEVLPGFDGWGGPPYLGTGCFHRREILCGQKYSKDYKEDWKRGIKRKMAESACILEERAKSLITCTYEHNTQWGQEIGLKYDCAAEDVITGLLIQCRGWKSVYINPPRKAFLGVAPTTLAQSLVQYKRWSEGHLQIFLSKYCPFILGRGKIKLGLQMCYSIYGLWAPNSLPTLYYLVIPSLCLLKGISLFPKITSPWFMPFAYVTIGKHLYGLVESLQCGDTLAGWWNFQRMWILRRTTSFLYGFTAAILKLLRISKMGFAITAKVSDGDASKRYEQEIMEFGSSSSMFVIIGAVAMLNLFCLVGGLQRLVADAGMMGLEALFIQIFLCGLVVAIHLPIYEALFIRKDKGSLPLSVTFLSLGSAMFVTLLTIV; this is encoded by the exons atgggagagAGTTATGAAGCTCTCTTTGAAACAAAGCAAGCCAAAGGTTGGTTTGCTTACAAGTTGTTTGCATGCTCGATGTTCGCGGGCATTTGTTCGATTTGGTTCTATAGAGCGACTTATGCCCCGGGATGGGGAGAAGAAGGGAGATGGGCATGGATGGGGATATTTGCAGCCGAGCTTTGGTTCGGCTTCTACTGGATAATCACTCAGTCGGTGCGCTGGAACCCCATCTATCGTTTCACTCATACCGAGAAGCTCTCTCAGCG AGATGAAGCTGAGTTGCCAAATGTGGACATATTTGTTTGCACTGCGGACACTATTGCAGAGCCACCCATCCTGGTCATCTCCACTGTTCTCTCAGCCATGGCATACAATTACCCTCCTGAGAAGCTAAGTATCTATCTCTCTGATGATGCTGGGTCTGTTCTGACCTTCTATGCCCTTTGGGAAGCATCTCGCTTTGCAAAGCACTGGCTTCCATTTTGCAAGAAATATAATGTGGAGCCACGGTCGCCAGCCGCCTATTTTTCCAAATTATGCGACCCCCGCGATACATGCACCCCCACCGAATGGTCTTCCATGAAG AATCTCTATGAAGAGATGGCAGGTGGCATTGATTCGGTGGTAATGCTAGGCAAGGTCCCTGAAGAACTCAGAGCAAATAAAGGATTTTCTGAATGGAGTTCAGAGATGACTTCACGGAATCATCCACCCATCATTCAG ATCTTAATTGATGGGAGAGATCAATGTTCAATAGACAGCGATGGAAATGCATTACCAACTTTGGTGTACATGGCACGAGAGAAGAGACCTCAGTATCATCATAACTTTAAAGCAGGGGCTATAAATGCATTG ATAAGGGTGTCATCAGATATAAGCAACAGCCCGATCATCCTTAACATGGACTGCGACATGTACTCGAACAACTCGGAGTCCATCAGACATGCATTGTGCTTATTCCTGGACGAAGAGAGGGGTCATGACATTGCCTTTGTACAATATTCCCAGAACTTTCATAATATCACCAAGAATGATCTCTATGGCAATTCCCTCGATGTGACCAATGAG GTGTTGCCTGGCTTTGATGGTTGGGGAGGGCCTCCGTATCTTGGCACTGGTTGCTTCCACAGAAGAGAGATCCTTTGTGGGCAGAAATACAGCAAGGACTACAAGGAAGACTGGAAGAGAGGCATTAAGAGGAAAATGGCAGAAAGTGCTTGCATACTGGAAGAGAGAGCAAAGTCTCTTATTACCTGCACCTATGAGCACAACACCCAATGGGGACAGGAG ATTGGGTTGAAGTATGACTGTGCTGCGGAGGATGTCATCACAGGCCTATTAATTCAATGTAGGGGGTGGAAGTCCGTCTATATCAATCCTCCAAGAAAAGCCTTTCTAGGTGTTGCTCCCACAACACTAGCACAATCGCTGGTGCAATACAAAAGATGGAGCGAGGGGCATTTACAAATCTTTCTTTCCAAGTACTGCCCCTTCATACTTGGTCGTGGCAAAATCAAGCTAGGACTTCAGATGTGTTATAGCATTTATGGCTTGTGGGCTCCAAACTCACTCCCTACACTCTATTACCTTGTGATTCCTTCCCTTTGCCTCCTCAAAGGCATCTCCTTATTCCCAAAG ATCACGAGCCCATGGTTCATGCCCTTTGCCTATGTCACCATTGGGAAACATCTGTATGGGCTCGTCGAATCACTGCAATGTGGTGACACATTGGCTGGATGGTGGAACTTTCAAAGGATGTGGATATTGAGGAGGACCACCTCATTCCTCTATGGCTTCACTGCTGCCATCTTAAAGTTGCTGCGGATTTCTAAGATGGGGTTCGCAATCACAGCAAAGGTGTCTGATGGCGATGCCTCTAAAAGGTACGAGCAGGAGATCATGGAATTTGGGTCATCGTCCTCAATGTTTGTGATCATAGGAGCAGTCGCAATGCTTAATCTTTTCTGCTTGGTGGGAGGACTCCAAAGGCTGGTGGCAGATGCGGGAATGATGGGTCTTGAGGCATTATTCATTCAAATTTTTCTCTGCGGGCTGGTGGTGGCcatccatttgcccatttatgaAGCTCTTTTCATACGAAAGGATAAGGGAAGCCTACCCCTCTCTGTCACATTTCTCTCCCTCGGTTCTGCGATGTTTGTGACTCTGCTAACTATAGTATAA
- the LOC103718443 gene encoding cellulose synthase-like protein E6, with product MGESYEALFETRQAKGRLAYKLFAFSMMAGICSIWFYRATHVPRWGEQGRWAWMGIFAAELWFGFYWIITQSVRWNPIYRFTHTEKLSQRDETELPNVDIFVCTADPIAEPPILVISTVLSTMAYSYPPEKLNVYLSDDAGSVLTFYALWEASHFAKHWLPFCKKYNVEPRSPTAYFSKLCDPRDACIPTEWSFMKNLYEEMADRIDSVVMLGKIPEELKANKGFSEWSSEMTSRNHPPIVQIIIDGRDQGSIDSDGNALPTLVYMAREKRPQHHHNFKAGAMNALIRASSEISNSPIILNLDCDMYSNNSESIRQALCFFLDEEKGQDIGFVQYPQVFHNITKNDLYGNSLNVITQVDHPGLDSWGGTLYIGTGCFHRREALCGRKYSKDYKEDWKRSIERKTARSACTLEERAKSLITSTYEHDTQWGQEIGLKYECAVEDVITGLLIQCRGWKSAFINPPRKAFLGVAPTTLEQSLVQYKRWSEGNFQIFLSKYCPFILAHGKIKLGLQMGYCIYGLWAPNSLPTLYYLVIPSLCLLKGISLFPKITSPWFVPFAYVTIGKHAYGLVESLQCGDTLAGWWNLQRMWILRRTTSFLYGFTSTILKLLQIAKMGFAITAKVSDGDASKRYEQEVMEFGSSSSMFVIIGAVAMLNLLCLAGGLQRLVEDGGIMGLEPLFIQILLCGLVVAIHLPIYEALFIRKDKGSLPLTVTFLSLGSAMLVSLLAMV from the exons atgggggagAGTTATGAAGCTCTCTTTGAAACAAGGCAAGCCAAAGGTAGGTTAGCTTACAAGTTGTTTGCATTCTCGATGATGGCGGGCATTTGTTCGATTTGGTTCTATAGAGCGACTCATGTCCCGAGATGGGGAGAACAAGGGAGATGGGCATGGATGGGGATATTTGCAGCCGAGCTTTGGTTCGGCTTCTACTGGATCATCACTCAGTCGGTGCGCTGGAACCCCATCTATCGTTTCACTCACACCGAGAAGCTCTCTCAGCG AGATGAAACTGAGTTACCAAACGTGGATATATTCGTGTGCACTGCTGACCCTATTGCAGAGCCACCCATCCTAGTCATCTCCACTGTCCTCTCAACCATGGCTTACAGTTACCCTCCCGAGAAACTAAATGTCTATCTTTCTGATGACGCTGGGTCTGTTCTGACCTTCTACGCCCTTTGGGAAGCATCTCACTTTGCAAAGCATTGGCTTCCATTTTGCAAGAAATATAATGTGGAGCCACGGTCGCCAACTGCCTATTTTTCCAAATTATGCGACCCCCGCGATGCATGCATCCCTACAGAATGGTCTTTCATGAAG AATCTATATGAAGAGATGGCAGATCGTATCGATTCGGTGGTAATGCTAGGCAAGATCCCTGAAGAACTCAAAGCAAATAAAGGATTTTCTGAATGGAGCTCGGAGATGACTTCACGGAATCATCCACCCATCGTTCAG ATCATAATTGATGGGAGAGACCAAGGTTCAATAGACAGTGATGGAAATGCATTACCAACTTTGGTGTATATGGCACGAGAGAAGAGACCTCAGCATCATCATAACTTCAAAGCAGGGGCTATGAACGCATTG ATAAGGGCGTCATCAGAGATAAGCAACAGCCCAATCATCCTCAACCTGGATTGCGACATGTACTCAAACAACTCGGAGTCCATCAGACAAGCATTGTGCTTCTTcctggatgaagagaagggtcAGGACATTGGCTTTGTACAATATCCCCAGGTCTTTCATAATATCACCAAGAATGATCTCTATGGCAATTCGCTTAATGTGATCACTCAG GTGGACCACCCTGGCTTGGATAGTTGGGGAGGGACTCTCTATATTGGCACTGGATGCTTCCACAGAAGAGAGGCTCTTTGCGGGAGGAAGTATAGCAAGGATTACAAGGAAGACTGGAAGAGAAGCATTGAGAGGAAAACGGCTAGAAGTGCTTGCACACTGGAAGAGAGAGCGAAGTCTCTTATTACCAGCACCTATGAGCACGACACCCAATGGGGACAGGag ATTGGGCTGAAGTATGAGTGTGCTGTGGAGGATGTCATCACAGGCCTATTAATTCAATGTAGGGGGTGGAAGTCCGCCTTTATCAATCCTCCAAGAAAAGCCTTTCTAGGTGTTGCTCCCACAACACTAGAACAATCGCTGGTGCAATACAAAAGATGGAGCGAGGGAAATTTTCAAATCTTTCTTTCCAAGTACTGTCCCTTCATACTTGCTCATGGCAAAATCAAGCTAGGACTTCAGATGGGTTATTGCATTTATGGCTTGTGGGCTCCAAACTCACTCCCTACACTCTATTACCTTGTGATTCCTTCCCTTTGCCTCCTCAAAGGCATCTCCTTATTCCCAAAG ATCACGAGCCCATGGTTCGTGCCCTTTGCCTATGTCACCATTGGGAAGCATGCGTATGGGCTCGTCGAATCACTGCAATGTGGCGACACATTGGCTGGATGGTGGAACTTACAAAGGATGTGGATATTGAGGAGGACCACCTCATTCCTCTATGGCTTCACTTCTACCATCTTAAAGTTGCTGCAGATTGCTAAGATGGGCTTCGCAATCACAGCAAAGGTGTCTGATGGCGATGCCTCTAAAAGGTACGAGCAGGAGGTTATGGAATTCGGATCATCATCCTCAATGTTTGTTATCATAGGAGCAGTTGCAATGCTGAATCTTTTATGCTTGGCGGGAGGACTCCAAAGGCTGGTGGAAGATGGCGGAATTATGGGTCTTGAGCCATTATTCATTCAAATTCTTCTCTGCGGGCTGGTGGTGGCcatccatttgcccatttatgaAGCTCTTTTCATACGAAAGGATAAAGGCAGCTTACCCCTCACTGTCACATTTCTCTCCCTTGGTTCTGCGATGTTGGTGTCTCTGCTAGCCATGGTATAA